The Sabethes cyaneus chromosome 3, idSabCyanKW18_F2, whole genome shotgun sequence DNA window tgtattcaatcactccaaaaattgtctcgtcgtaaccaagtcaacttgtactgggtcccaggtcactgtggaattgatggaaatgagagagctgatgcactagcaagactcggatcatctcatcaatttgtaggacctgagcccttctgttgcttatctgctttgctttaaaaatggagctaaaagcatgggaatgtacgaaagtggaatcaaattggaataacactttcaatgctaggcagtcgaaacgtttcatctctccaaacgtttcaattactcgcaaaatactggagctttcgaagaaagatctaagcatttatactggtcttataacaggacattgtccgagccgctatcatctgaagctaatgggaaaacttcatgatgatatatgtcgcttctgcggcatagaaaaagaagactcggaacagctgttatgccgatgtccggcaattctcaataaaagattagggttcttcgaaagagggctgttagaaccctctgatatttggagaacaactcccagcgcagtagtgcacttcatccgaagtgcatcaccgggctggacaaatgctattagtcaaacaatgacaatcacttctgctagtggtgcgtcatcttgacaacatagctataataaaacggggaatatatcacaatagatcaaacaaatggtcgcagtgataaaaatacccaacacggaaaaaaaaCCAGCAATTTGCGACCCCATGTTTCATAgagttttttttcttgtctaGGGTTCCTCTATCTGTGGTAAAAATATCCCAGATAGggaacctaacaccctgtatacacATATTACACTCAAAACAactaaagagggggggggggtgggtcagtcccggcgtagtggttagcattcacgggttcaaatcccaaccccgcagaagtcacgaatgacataagctgttaaagtgactataatctaacaaaaaaaaactgatttaatccacctagtggtgaaaggaacctttgttatacggtcttacttgctatttaagatagaaatcgacacgtcttcggaacataattcatctattggttaacgttgcgtagtgcgttggttttcataaaatttttggaaattgaataagtttataaaatttgaacaaaataggagcacttataaattttgatagatccttttttcatgaaattgcgtagttagttgttattaatgtgagtaagtgcaagtaaaagtaagttgtaaggggaaatactattctttaagatatacattgcgtagtaaaagtctaatttataggtttttgaactacgcataatttcttgtaatgccattctatttgattcacatctgTTGGATATCAACAGAACCCACCCCACGCTTCATCCCTGGCTACTATCCGAAAGCAAGCAGTCCACTAAATTTCTACTATCCGAAAGCTGCAGCAGATAAACATATCCGATTaatatcatcgtcatcatcgtatTGGCATCGACCGAAGCCGCTGTGGATAAGTGGTGGTGAGCCGTTATCAGCGCAGGTCTATCGGTGGCGTATCGATCAATCGATAACTACTGATAGCGGTCGCCAGGAGTCCGCAGGAAAATTTATAcatagggggcatccataaagtacgtcacgcatataggggggagggggggttgacctaatcgtgacgatttgtgacgtaggggggagggggggtatgaagttatgtgacgtcacatgaaaaaaaaatcaaatggaaaatttattcgggaaattataatttagccttcatttgaagatacaactattgaaggcttctataaaattaacgtactgatagattttaaaacaattagttaaattttttgaatgaacacttttttgaacatatatgtgtgaacaggactcatttattctatgtagtatgaactctccattaaggctttacagaatacgcagtacaccgctgaagagctgcttgagtaccgtcctgcctaaaagatttttgcaaccgcaaatagcagtcgcacaaactcctgaagggttacgggatgctaccagagacccacggcaatgttttcccttgatattcgtgctgaactcaatcgatgaacaaaaactcataccgaagttccacggctgcttttaaggtttttcggtataatttatactgcccctcactcaaaagctctctgaaggatagggtttaagccacttgcggattaaatttcgcatctaaggtagtgttgaatgattacacgattgaagaaatacacaaaatgacaaagtccctcagaaaagttcttccaaggcgtgttgctgcaagacgtcagctggaagtcctgattctttcaactagatcagacgaatttgagtggatgaatgtaaagggctagatatgcgctaaacattaatcgacggcacatcagcgacttctgaagcatatccgattgcagcaattgaagatcatcttcaaaatccgtgaatcgatgactcgaagctcgaaaattttcctttttttatttgctgaaattcatttgatagctttaaataaaaaggttggaatgaatatttaatttttttgttgtgaaggggggggggggattgccgtgacgtgacgtactttctcagggggggtcacgaatgtgtgacgaaatgtgacaagggggggatggggggttgattttggtcaaaatttgcgtgacgtactaaatggatgtcgccataCAAGCTAATTTATACCTAAAGCTAATTAAAATCctacaagctaattaaaataccTAAGTTTAATAAATAATAGTTAAAATtcctaaataattaaaatacatTACTATATCAAGTTAATTACTTAAATAAACGGCGTTTTTGCGTTAATAGTGGTATTAGTTACAAGTGGCGTAAATCATTATTCACCGCGGCACAGCGGCCATCGATCCGAACAGAATTGGATCAGACACTACCGTCGGTCGTGGCGTCAACCATCCATTGGCAGGAACCGCCAATTTATCGATACAGTCCACTTTCCATCTTTCGGTCTCACTGCGTGTTGGTCAGGACCAGGGGCCAACATagtggtccttcgaaccggatcaaAAGGATTGATCCGGCCCATCAAAGGTGACGCCACCAACCGCCATTGCATGGGGTGCAATTCTATAGACGCATCATTTACGGGATGTCATTCTATGGACTAATTGTTCTATTGGGGAACGAAGGTTGTTCCGCCATCACTAAAGTTATCCACGCTTACCATCCACCATCGCAATCGAGCTGGACATTGGCGCCGAGGGATTTTTCTCAGGTGAGTTGATCCACTACTATATGTCCAGCCGAAGCGGGCAATTTATGCAATACTGACACGCCTTTTCGAACATCATTGCATCGACATCGTGTGACATCGAGCGACACTATTGGAACCAAACACCTAGGACATCGGTGAATGCTAAAGGGACCCTTGCCGTTGATCGGAACGAAACTCAGGATTACCAATTAAGGATTGCCGTTTACTACTGTGAACATATTTCTTCGATCCGTTCCTAATCAGGAACTACTATCTCAGATCACGTTACGAGAGGAGGAAGCGCCGTTAAAGGTTTTCCAGGTTAGTGACTAGTGACTGGTATATGTTAGCCGAAGCTAGGCTCAGATTCTTCACTATTTTAATAAATTATCCTCCTCGAACGTGCACCTGTATTTCATCATCAACGTTAATCACCCACTGAGGCTACTAGTGGGGTACAAATTTCTACGAGCGATATTTTCGCTGATTTGCGAACAATTTTGTGGCATTGGTGCATCTGGTTGTTTCTCAAGGTGAGATTCAACAGTAAACGGCCAGAAGTGGCCCGGATTACAAGTGATACTACAGTCTTGCTCCCGTATCTCGATTTCCCGTTTTCATTCAAATACTGAGAGTACTTCGTGTCAGCATTATTATATGCTGTGGACTGCGAACAACCCGGCCAATTTTTCTATTATTTGGAGTGCAGCTAATTTTTCTGTCAGGTAAAATACAAATTAGTATATGCCTGGCGAAGCTAGGATTGGTCCGCGGAATACTACACAAATTACTCTCTTCGTCTATAATAAACGTTTACCATGGCGCCTGCTGCCGCATCATCTACTAAGAAGACACCGTCACTGAAGGTGTTGACAACACGCTTGAAGGGCATTCAAACATCCTTTGGTGATATCGTGGAATTTGTAGACCATTTCCCAGAGCGAAGTACAACGTCGGAAGTTGAAATACGTCTACAAAAACTCGACGAACTGTGGGAAAGGTTCGGAGAAACCCTCGTCGACGTCAAGGCACACGATGATTTACCAGCCGATAGCGAGGCTGCCTATGATAAGGAGAGACGAGAGTTTAGTAATTCCTACTATCGTGCCAAGGCGTTTCTTCTGGAATGGGTAAAGCAACAACAACCCTCTCCGACGTTGGAACAATCTATCCACGGTGGTGATATTTCGATGCAAGGTTCGCTCGATCATGTTCGCCTTCCGCAAATAAAGCTGCAGTCGTTCGACGGGAACATCGATGAGTGGCTAAGTTTTCGTGATCTTTTCACATCTCTCATCCATTTCAGAACTCCCGGATGTTGAAAAGTTTCACTACCTCAAGGGCTGCCTTCAGGGTGAGCCAAAGAGTTTAATCGACCCGCTGCAAATAACGCGAGCAAACTACACAATCGCATGGAATACGTTGCTCAAAAGGTATGACAACAGCAAGCAATTGAAAAAGCGACAGGTTCAGTCGTTGTTCCAGTTGCCAACCGTTTTAAAGGAATCCGCCAATGAACTTCATTCTCTACTGGAGAGCTTCGAGAGAGTCGTGCAGACTCTGCATCAGATAGTGCAGCCGGGTGATTATAAGGATCTTCTTCTTACGAATTTCCTCACAATGCGATTGGATCCGTCAACTCGCAGAAGTTGGGAAGAGTTTTCGTCTACACAGGAAACTGATACGGTTAAGGAGTTATTGGAATTTCTCCATCGACGGATCCAAGTTCTGGAATGCTTACCATCAAGGGCGATGGAAGCAAGGGTGCAATACCAACCACTACCGCAAAAGCAGAAAGTTTCGGCGGTAAAAACTAGCTATAACACGGTGCAATCGTCTGGGGGACGCTGCATGGCGTGTTCGGCAAATCATTTTCTATTTCAATGCGGAAAATTCCAACGGATCTCCTTAACGGAGCGTGATGGTTTCGTTCGTACTCACACTCTCTGTCGTAATTGCTTTAGACTGGGTCACCAGGCAAAGGATTGCCAGGCTAAATATTCTTGTCGAATATGCAAGGCACGTCACCACACGATGGTATGCTTTAAGCAGGAAAGGGATAGTAGACCTAGGCCGCCACCTGCTAGCGGTGAAAACTCCGGTGCGACCTCAACTTATCATCTACCGACGTCATCAAATTCATCACAGGTTGACAACCTGGCGGCTACCAACATATCGGTCTCGAATTCCGCTATGCAGCTCACATCGCAAGTCTTATTGGCCACTGCTGTGGTTCTCGTCGAGGATGATGAGGGAAATCAAATACCAGCTCGCGCGCTTCTCGACTCGGGCTCTGAAAGCAATTTCATTTCGGAGCATTTGAGCCAACGATTAAAGGTGGATCGGCAAAAGGTACATATTTCAGTCCTTGGTATAGGACAGGCATCTGCAAAGGTTAAACAACGGGTTCAAGCTACAATACG harbors:
- the LOC128740078 gene encoding uncharacterized protein LOC128740078, translating into MAPAAASSTKKTPSLKVLTTRLKGIQTSFGDIVEFVDHFPERSTTSEVEIRLQKLDELWERFGETLVDVKAHDDLPADSEAAYDKERREFSNSYYRAKAFLLEWVKQQQPSPTLEQSIHGGDISMQELPDVEKFHYLKGCLQGEPKSLIDPLQITRANYTIAWNTLLKRYDNSKQLKKRQVQSLFQLPTVLKESANELHSLLESFERVVQTLHQIVQPGDYKDLLLTNFLTMRLDPSTRRSWEEFSSTQETDTVKELLEFLHRRIQVLECLPSRAMEARVQYQPLPQKQKVSAVKTSYNTVQSSGGRCMACSANHFLFQCGKFQRISLTERDGFVRTHTLCRNCFRLGHQAKDCQAKYSCRICKARHHTMVCFKQERDSRPRPPPASGENSGATSTYHLPTSSNSSQVDNLAATNISVSNSAMQLTSQVLLATAVVLVEDDEGNQIPARALLDSGSESNFISEHLSQRLKVDRQKVHISVLGIGQASAKVKQRVQATIRSRVSRFSRELNFLVLPKVTVHLPTTSINTKGWTIQNDIQLADPSFSVSMGVDIVLGIEAFFDFFVSGRKLILGEQMPSLNESVFGWVVCGGLSSHKQSPHISCHMTEDRLDELVARFWACEEVDIKKSYSPEEERCEKLFTQTVQRGPDGRYTVALPMAEGAISRLGESKNIALRRLHATERRLARNSGLLDQYKAFMSEYLDLGHMRLVEEDQRAVVGRCYLPHHPVVKEASTTTKVRVVFDASCKTSTGISLNDVLLTGPVIQEELRSIILRCRTKQIMLVADVEKMFRQIVIDPNDRPLQCILWRSSPTEEVATYELNTVTYGTKPAPFLATRVLQQLALDEGEHFALAARAITEDTYMDDVITGSNDSAEALQLRLQLDEIMNSGGFRLRKWASNCAEVLRGIPSENLAIDLILSPQFRKIGYDIIKLGR